In a single window of the Diospyros lotus cultivar Yz01 chromosome 10, ASM1463336v1, whole genome shotgun sequence genome:
- the LOC127810939 gene encoding uncharacterized protein LOC127810939 has protein sequence MASSGFFVVCLLHSVVALSCGVMMMFYTNEASVFVHGSMVAGKLVGSTPHDQLLIQISDSFAGLLLVSIGFLLFMVAFLKDRQFQSFFARGCVLLHLAMAIWRVYFERRLEDLSHDCLREVVGDIVLGLSWVFFLMYTWREKYD, from the coding sequence ATGGCATCATCTGGTTTCTTCGTCGTTTGTTTGCTCCATTCTGTGGTTGCTCTATCTTGTGGAGTCATGATGATGTTCTATACCAATGAGGCCTCTGTGTTTGTCCATGGCAGTATGGTCGCCGGGAAGCTCGTGGGCTCAACACCACACGATCAGCTCTTGATTCAGATCTCTGATTCATTTGCTGGATTGCTTCTAGTATCCATTGGTTTTCTTCTGTTTATGGTGGCATTCCTTAAAGACCGGCAGTTTCAGAGCTTCTTTGCTAGAGGGTGTGTGCTCCTTCACTTGGCCATGGCAATTTGGCGGGTTTACTTTGAGAGAAGGCTTGAAGATCTCAGCCATGATTGCCTGAGGGAGGTTGTTGGAGACATTGTATTAGGTCTTTCATGGGTTTTCTTTCTCATGTATACTTGGAGGGAGAAGTATGATTGA